One genomic segment of Pongo pygmaeus isolate AG05252 chromosome 19, NHGRI_mPonPyg2-v2.0_pri, whole genome shotgun sequence includes these proteins:
- the SPPL2C gene encoding signal peptide peptidase-like 2C: MACLGFLFPVGFLLLISTVARGKYGVAHVVLDNWSKDYCILFSSDYITLPQDLHHAPLLPLYDGTKAPWCPGEDSPHQAQLSSPSQRPLHQTTAMVMRGNCSFYTKGWLAQGQGAHGLLIVSRVSDQQCSDTTLAPQDPRQPLADLTIPVAMLHYADMLDILSHTRGEAVVRVAMYAPPEPIIDYNMLVIFILAVGTVAAGGYWAGLTEANRLQRRRARRGGGPGGHHQPREAAAAEGAQKEDNEDIPVDFTPAMTGVVVTLSCSLMLLLYFFYDHFVYVTIGIFGLGAGIGLYSCLSPLVRHLSLRQYQRPPHSLWASLPLPLLLLASLCTTVIIFWVAYRNEHRWAWLLQDTLGISYCLFILHRVRLPTLKNFSSFLLALLAFDVFFVFVTPFFTKTGESIMAQVALGPAESSSHERLPMVLKVPRLRVSALTLCSQPFSILGFGDIVVPGFLVAYCCRFDVQVRSRQVYFVACTVAYAVGLLVTFMAMVLMQMGQPALLYLVSSTLLTSLAVAACRQELSLFWTGQGRAKMSGLCCAPSAGSRQKQEGTADVHTASTLERGTSRGAGDLDSNPGEDTTEIVTISENEATNPEDRSDSSEGWSDVHLDPNELPFTPPGASEELMPLMPMAMLIPLMPLMPPPSELGHIHAQAQAHDTGLPWVGLHKRKGLKVRKSMSTQAPL; the protein is encoded by the coding sequence ATGGCGTGCCTGGGCTTCCTCTTCCCCGTgggcttcctcctcctcatcagcACCGTGGCCCGGGGAAAGTATGGCGTGGCCCACGTGGTGTTGGATAACTGGAGCAAGGACTACTGTATCCTGTTCAGCTCCGACTACATCACCCTCCCCCAGGACCTGCACCACGCCCCACTCCTGCCCCTGTATGACGGCACCAAGGCACCCTGGTGCCCGGGCGAGGATTccccccaccaggcccagctcagcTCCCCCAGCCAGCGGCCCCTCCACCAGACCACTGCCATGGTCATGAGGGGTAACTGCAGCTTCTACACGAAAGGCTGGCTGGCTCAGGGCCAAGGTGCCCACGGGCTGCTCATCGTGAGCCGGGTCAGTGACCAGCAGTGCTCAGACACCACCCTGGCGCCCCAGGATCCCCGCCAGCCCCTGGCCGACCTCACCATCCCTGTGGCTATGCTCCACTACGCTGACATGCTGGACATCCTCAGCCACACTCGTGGGGAGGCCGTCGTCCGCGTGGCCATGTACGCACCCCCTGAACCCATCATCGACTACAACATGCTGGTCATCTTCATCCTGGCTGTGGGCACAGTGGCCGCAGGCGGCTACTGGGCCGGCCTGACCGAAGCCAACCGGCTACAGCGGCGCCGTGCCCGAAGAGGAGGGGGGCCTGGTGGTCACCATCAGCCACGGGAAGCAGCAGCAGCTGAGGGAGCCCAGAAGGAAGATAATGAGGACATCCCAGTGGACTTCACGCCGGCCATGACAGGCGTGGTGGTCACCCTGTCCTGCTCACTCATGCTGCTGCTCTACTTCTTCTATGACCACTTTGTCTATGTCACCATCGGGATCTTTGGCCTGGGTGCTGGCATTGGCCTCTACAGCTGCCTGTCACCCCTGGTGCGCCACCTGTCCCTGCGGCAATACCAGAGGCCTCCGCATAGCCTCTGGGCCTCTCTGCCGCTGCCTCTCCTGCTGCTGGCGAGCCTGTGCACAACCGTGATCATCTTCTGGGTGGCCTACCGCAACGAGCACCGCTGGGCGTGGCTCCTGCAGGACACACTGGGCATTTCCTACTGCCTGTTCATCCTGCACCGTGTGCGGCTGCCCACTCTCAAGAActtctcctccttcctgctgGCCCTGCTGGCCTTTGACGTCTTCTTTGTCTTCGTCACCCCGTTCTTCACCAAAACCGGTGAGAGCATCATGGCACAGGTTGCCTTGGGCCCTGCAGAGTCTTCAAGCCACGAGAGGCTGCCCATGGTGCTCAAAGTGCCCCGGCTAAGAGTCTCCGCCTTGACCCTGTGCAGCCAGCCCTTCTCCATCCTTGGCTTCGGTGACATCGTGGTCCCCGGCTTCCTGGTTGCTTACTGCTGCCGCTTCGATGTGCAAGTCCGCTCCCGTCAGGTCTACTTCGTGGCCTGCACCGTGGCCTACGCTGTGGGCCTGCTGGTCACATTCATGGCCATGGTCCTCATGCAGATGGGCCAACCTGCCTTGCTCTACCTAGTGTCCAGCACCCTGCTCACCAGCCTGGCTGTGGCCGCCTGCCGCCAAGAGCTCAGCCTCTTCTGGACTGGCCAGGGCAGAGCTAAGATGTCTGGGCTCTGCTGTGCCCCTTCAGCTGGCTCTAGGCAGAAGCAGGAGGGCACAGCAGACGTCCACACAGCCAGCACACTTGAGAGAGGCACCAGCCGAGGAGCAGGGGACTTAGACAGCAACCCTGGAGAAGACACCACTGAGATTGTCACCATATCTGAGAATGAAGCCACCAATCCAGAGGACCGCAGTGATAGCTCCGAGGGCTGGAGTGATGTCCACTTGGATCCTAATGAGCTGCCCTTCACCCCCCCCGGGGCCTCGGAGGAGCTGATGCCACTGATGCCAATGGCCATGCTGATCCCACTCATGCCCCTGATGCCCCCGCCCTCAGAGCTGGGCCACATCcatgcccaggcccaggcccacgACACTGGCCTGCCCTGGGTGGGACTCCACAAGAGGAAGGGTTTGAAAGTAAGAAAGAGCATGTCAACCCAGGCTCCCTTGTGA
- the CRHR1 gene encoding corticotropin-releasing factor receptor 1 isoform X4, which yields MGRHPQLRLVKALLLLGLNPVSASLQDQHCESLSLASNISGLQCNASVDLIGTCWPRSPAGQLVVRPCPAFFYGVRYNTTNNGYRECLANGSWAARVNYSECQEILNEEKKSKVHYHVAVIINYLGHCISLVALLVAFVLFLRLRSIRCLRNIIHWNLISAFILRNATWFVVQLTMSPEVHQSNVGWCRLVTAAYNYFHVTNFFWMFGEGCYLHTAIVLTYSTDRLRKWMFICIGWGVPFPIIVAWAIGKLYYDNEKCWFGKRPGVYTDYIYQGPMILVLLINFIFLFNIVRILMTKLRASTTSETIQYRSVLPSGRGGTGGRTSTRSAPEWPVPCPSPPPPPVSAFTASSSPQQSELAGHGAASKELWLGG from the exons GCCCTTCTCCTTCTGGGGCTGAAccccgtctctgcctccctccaggACCAGCACTGCGAGAGCCTCTCCCTGGCCAGCAACATCTCAG GACTGCAGTGCAACGCATCCGTGGACCTCATTGGCACCTGCTGGCCCCGCAGCCCTGCAGGGCAGCTAGTGGTTCGGCCCTGCCCTGCCTTTTTCTATGGTGTCCGCTACAACACCACAA aCAATGGCTACCGGGAGTGCCTGGCCAATGGCAGCTGGGCCGCCCGCGTGAATTACTCCGAGTGCCAGGAGATCCTCAATGAGGAG AAAAAAAGCAAGGTGCACTACCATGTCGCAGTCATCATCAACTACCTGGGTCACTGCATCTCCCTGGTGGCCCTCCTGGTGGCGTTTGTCCTCTTTCTGCGGCTCAG GAGCATCCGGTGCCTGCGAAACATCATCCACTGGAACCTCATCTCCGCCTTCATCCTGCGCAACGCCACCTGGTTCGTGGTCCAGCTAACCATGAGCCCCGAGGTCCACCAGAGCAACGTG ggCTGGTGCAGGTTGGTGACAGCCGCCTACAACTACTTCCATGTGACCAACTTCTTCTGGATGTTCGGCGAGGGCTGCTACCTGCACACAGCCATCGTGCTCACCTACTCCACCGACCGGCTGCGCAAGTGGATGTTCATCTGCATCGGCTGGG GTGTGCCCTTCCCCATCATTGTGGCCTGGGCTATTGGGAAGCTGTACTACGACAATGAGAA GTGCTGGTTTGGCAAAAGGCCTGGGGTGTACACCGACTACATCTACCAGGGCCCCATGATCCTGGTCCTGCTG ATCAATTTCATCTTCCTTTTCAACATCGTCCGCATCCTCATGACCAAGCTCCGGGCATCCACCACGTCTGAGACCATTCAGTACAG GTCCGTTCTGCCATCCGGAAGAGGTGGCACCGGTGGCAGGACAAGCACTCGATCCGCGCCCGAGTGGCCCGTGCCATgtccatccccacctcccccacccgtGTCAGCTTTCACAGCATCAAGCAGTCCACAGCAGTCTGAGCTGGCAGGTCATGGAGCAGCCTCCAAAGAGCTATGGCTGGGGGGATGA
- the CRHR1 gene encoding corticotropin-releasing factor receptor 1 isoform X5: MVRQGPGLPRHHCLSLPFPDNGYRECLANGSWAARVNYSECQEILNEEKKSKVHYHVAVIINYLGHCISLVALLVAFVLFLRLRSIRCLRNIIHWNLISAFILRNATWFVVQLTMSPEVHQSNVGWCRLVTAAYNYFHVTNFFWMFGEGCYLHTAIVLTYSTDRLRKWMFICIGWGVPFPIIVAWAIGKLYYDNEKCWFGKRPGVYTDYIYQGPMILVLLINFIFLFNIVRILMTKLRASTTSETIQYRKAVKATLVLLPLLGITYMLFFVNPGEDEVSRVVFIYFNSFLESFQGFFVSVFYCFLNSEVRSAIRKRWHRWQDKHSIRARVARAMSIPTSPTRVSFHSIKQSTAV; encoded by the exons ATGGTCAGGCAGGGGCCCGGGCTGCCCCGCCATCActgcctctctcttccttttccagaCAATGGCTACCGGGAGTGCCTGGCCAATGGCAGCTGGGCCGCCCGCGTGAATTACTCCGAGTGCCAGGAGATCCTCAATGAGGAG AAAAAAAGCAAGGTGCACTACCATGTCGCAGTCATCATCAACTACCTGGGTCACTGCATCTCCCTGGTGGCCCTCCTGGTGGCGTTTGTCCTCTTTCTGCGGCTCAG GAGCATCCGGTGCCTGCGAAACATCATCCACTGGAACCTCATCTCCGCCTTCATCCTGCGCAACGCCACCTGGTTCGTGGTCCAGCTAACCATGAGCCCCGAGGTCCACCAGAGCAACGTG ggCTGGTGCAGGTTGGTGACAGCCGCCTACAACTACTTCCATGTGACCAACTTCTTCTGGATGTTCGGCGAGGGCTGCTACCTGCACACAGCCATCGTGCTCACCTACTCCACCGACCGGCTGCGCAAGTGGATGTTCATCTGCATCGGCTGGG GTGTGCCCTTCCCCATCATTGTGGCCTGGGCTATTGGGAAGCTGTACTACGACAATGAGAA GTGCTGGTTTGGCAAAAGGCCTGGGGTGTACACCGACTACATCTACCAGGGCCCCATGATCCTGGTCCTGCTG ATCAATTTCATCTTCCTTTTCAACATCGTCCGCATCCTCATGACCAAGCTCCGGGCATCCACCACGTCTGAGACCATTCAGTACAG GAAGGCTGTGAAAGCCACTCTGGTGCTGCTGCCCCTCCTGGGCATCACCTACATGCTGTTCTTCGTCAATCCCGGGGAGGATGAGGTCTCCCGGGTCGTCTTCATCTACTTCAACTCCTTCCTGGAATCCTTCCAG ggcttctttgtgtctgtgttctaCTGTTTCCTCAATAGTGAG GTCCGTTCTGCCATCCGGAAGAGGTGGCACCGGTGGCAGGACAAGCACTCGATCCGCGCCCGAGTGGCCCGTGCCATgtccatccccacctcccccacccgtGTCAGCTTTCACAGCATCAAGCAGTCCACAGCAGTCTGA
- the CRHR1 gene encoding corticotropin-releasing factor receptor 1 isoform X1 gives MGRHPQLRLVKALLLLGLNPVSASLQDQHCESLSLASNISGLQCNASVDLIGTCWPRSPAGQLVVRPCPAFFYGVRYNTTNNGYRECLANGSWAARVNYSECQEILNEEKKSKVHYHVAVIINYLGHCISLVALLVAFVLFLRLRSIRCLRNIIHWNLISAFILRNATWFVVQLTMSPEVHQSNVGWCRLVTAAYNYFHVTNFFWMFGEGCYLHTAIVLTYSTDRLRKWMFICIGWGVPFPIIVAWAIGKLYYDNEKCWFGKRPGVYTDYIYQGPMILVLLINFIFLFNIVRILMTKLRASTTSETIQYRKAVKATLVLLPLLGITYMLFFVNPGEDEVSRVVFIYFNSFLESFQGFFVSVFYCFLNSEVRSAIRKRWHRWQDKHSIRARVARAMSIPTSPTRVSFHSIKQSTAV, from the exons GCCCTTCTCCTTCTGGGGCTGAAccccgtctctgcctccctccaggACCAGCACTGCGAGAGCCTCTCCCTGGCCAGCAACATCTCAG GACTGCAGTGCAACGCATCCGTGGACCTCATTGGCACCTGCTGGCCCCGCAGCCCTGCAGGGCAGCTAGTGGTTCGGCCCTGCCCTGCCTTTTTCTATGGTGTCCGCTACAACACCACAA aCAATGGCTACCGGGAGTGCCTGGCCAATGGCAGCTGGGCCGCCCGCGTGAATTACTCCGAGTGCCAGGAGATCCTCAATGAGGAG AAAAAAAGCAAGGTGCACTACCATGTCGCAGTCATCATCAACTACCTGGGTCACTGCATCTCCCTGGTGGCCCTCCTGGTGGCGTTTGTCCTCTTTCTGCGGCTCAG GAGCATCCGGTGCCTGCGAAACATCATCCACTGGAACCTCATCTCCGCCTTCATCCTGCGCAACGCCACCTGGTTCGTGGTCCAGCTAACCATGAGCCCCGAGGTCCACCAGAGCAACGTG ggCTGGTGCAGGTTGGTGACAGCCGCCTACAACTACTTCCATGTGACCAACTTCTTCTGGATGTTCGGCGAGGGCTGCTACCTGCACACAGCCATCGTGCTCACCTACTCCACCGACCGGCTGCGCAAGTGGATGTTCATCTGCATCGGCTGGG GTGTGCCCTTCCCCATCATTGTGGCCTGGGCTATTGGGAAGCTGTACTACGACAATGAGAA GTGCTGGTTTGGCAAAAGGCCTGGGGTGTACACCGACTACATCTACCAGGGCCCCATGATCCTGGTCCTGCTG ATCAATTTCATCTTCCTTTTCAACATCGTCCGCATCCTCATGACCAAGCTCCGGGCATCCACCACGTCTGAGACCATTCAGTACAG GAAGGCTGTGAAAGCCACTCTGGTGCTGCTGCCCCTCCTGGGCATCACCTACATGCTGTTCTTCGTCAATCCCGGGGAGGATGAGGTCTCCCGGGTCGTCTTCATCTACTTCAACTCCTTCCTGGAATCCTTCCAG ggcttctttgtgtctgtgttctaCTGTTTCCTCAATAGTGAG GTCCGTTCTGCCATCCGGAAGAGGTGGCACCGGTGGCAGGACAAGCACTCGATCCGCGCCCGAGTGGCCCGTGCCATgtccatccccacctcccccacccgtGTCAGCTTTCACAGCATCAAGCAGTCCACAGCAGTCTGA
- the CRHR1 gene encoding corticotropin-releasing factor receptor 1 isoform X3, translating into MGRHPQLRLVKALLLLGLNPVSASLQDQHCESLSLASNISGLQCNASVDLIGTCWPRSPAGQLVVRPCPAFFYGVRYNTTNNGYRECLANGSWAARVNYSECQEILNEEKKSKVHYHVAVIINYLGHCISLVALLVAFVLFLRLRSIRCLRNIIHWNLISAFILRNATWFVVQLTMSPEVHQSNVGWCRLVTAAYNYFHVTNFFWMFGEGCYLHTAIVLTYSTDRLRKWMFICIGWGVPFPIIVAWAIGKLYYDNEKCWFGKRPGVYTDYIYQGPMILVLLINFIFLFNIVRILMTKLRASTTSETIQYRASLCLCSTVSSIVRSVLPSGRGGTGGRTSTRSAPEWPVPCPSPPPPPVSAFTASSSPQQSELAGHGAASKELWLGG; encoded by the exons GCCCTTCTCCTTCTGGGGCTGAAccccgtctctgcctccctccaggACCAGCACTGCGAGAGCCTCTCCCTGGCCAGCAACATCTCAG GACTGCAGTGCAACGCATCCGTGGACCTCATTGGCACCTGCTGGCCCCGCAGCCCTGCAGGGCAGCTAGTGGTTCGGCCCTGCCCTGCCTTTTTCTATGGTGTCCGCTACAACACCACAA aCAATGGCTACCGGGAGTGCCTGGCCAATGGCAGCTGGGCCGCCCGCGTGAATTACTCCGAGTGCCAGGAGATCCTCAATGAGGAG AAAAAAAGCAAGGTGCACTACCATGTCGCAGTCATCATCAACTACCTGGGTCACTGCATCTCCCTGGTGGCCCTCCTGGTGGCGTTTGTCCTCTTTCTGCGGCTCAG GAGCATCCGGTGCCTGCGAAACATCATCCACTGGAACCTCATCTCCGCCTTCATCCTGCGCAACGCCACCTGGTTCGTGGTCCAGCTAACCATGAGCCCCGAGGTCCACCAGAGCAACGTG ggCTGGTGCAGGTTGGTGACAGCCGCCTACAACTACTTCCATGTGACCAACTTCTTCTGGATGTTCGGCGAGGGCTGCTACCTGCACACAGCCATCGTGCTCACCTACTCCACCGACCGGCTGCGCAAGTGGATGTTCATCTGCATCGGCTGGG GTGTGCCCTTCCCCATCATTGTGGCCTGGGCTATTGGGAAGCTGTACTACGACAATGAGAA GTGCTGGTTTGGCAAAAGGCCTGGGGTGTACACCGACTACATCTACCAGGGCCCCATGATCCTGGTCCTGCTG ATCAATTTCATCTTCCTTTTCAACATCGTCCGCATCCTCATGACCAAGCTCCGGGCATCCACCACGTCTGAGACCATTCAGTACAG ggcttctttgtgtctgtgttctaCTGTTTCCTCAATAGTGAG GTCCGTTCTGCCATCCGGAAGAGGTGGCACCGGTGGCAGGACAAGCACTCGATCCGCGCCCGAGTGGCCCGTGCCATgtccatccccacctcccccacccgtGTCAGCTTTCACAGCATCAAGCAGTCCACAGCAGTCTGAGCTGGCAGGTCATGGAGCAGCCTCCAAAGAGCTATGGCTGGGGGGATGA
- the CRHR1 gene encoding corticotropin-releasing factor receptor 1 isoform X6 gives MVSATTPQKKSKVHYHVAVIINYLGHCISLVALLVAFVLFLRLRSIRCLRNIIHWNLISAFILRNATWFVVQLTMSPEVHQSNVGWCRLVTAAYNYFHVTNFFWMFGEGCYLHTAIVLTYSTDRLRKWMFICIGWGVPFPIIVAWAIGKLYYDNEKCWFGKRPGVYTDYIYQGPMILVLLINFIFLFNIVRILMTKLRASTTSETIQYRKAVKATLVLLPLLGITYMLFFVNPGEDEVSRVVFIYFNSFLESFQGFFVSVFYCFLNSEVRSAIRKRWHRWQDKHSIRARVARAMSIPTSPTRVSFHSIKQSTAV, from the exons ATGGTGTCCGCTACAACACCACAA AAAAAAAGCAAGGTGCACTACCATGTCGCAGTCATCATCAACTACCTGGGTCACTGCATCTCCCTGGTGGCCCTCCTGGTGGCGTTTGTCCTCTTTCTGCGGCTCAG GAGCATCCGGTGCCTGCGAAACATCATCCACTGGAACCTCATCTCCGCCTTCATCCTGCGCAACGCCACCTGGTTCGTGGTCCAGCTAACCATGAGCCCCGAGGTCCACCAGAGCAACGTG ggCTGGTGCAGGTTGGTGACAGCCGCCTACAACTACTTCCATGTGACCAACTTCTTCTGGATGTTCGGCGAGGGCTGCTACCTGCACACAGCCATCGTGCTCACCTACTCCACCGACCGGCTGCGCAAGTGGATGTTCATCTGCATCGGCTGGG GTGTGCCCTTCCCCATCATTGTGGCCTGGGCTATTGGGAAGCTGTACTACGACAATGAGAA GTGCTGGTTTGGCAAAAGGCCTGGGGTGTACACCGACTACATCTACCAGGGCCCCATGATCCTGGTCCTGCTG ATCAATTTCATCTTCCTTTTCAACATCGTCCGCATCCTCATGACCAAGCTCCGGGCATCCACCACGTCTGAGACCATTCAGTACAG GAAGGCTGTGAAAGCCACTCTGGTGCTGCTGCCCCTCCTGGGCATCACCTACATGCTGTTCTTCGTCAATCCCGGGGAGGATGAGGTCTCCCGGGTCGTCTTCATCTACTTCAACTCCTTCCTGGAATCCTTCCAG ggcttctttgtgtctgtgttctaCTGTTTCCTCAATAGTGAG GTCCGTTCTGCCATCCGGAAGAGGTGGCACCGGTGGCAGGACAAGCACTCGATCCGCGCCCGAGTGGCCCGTGCCATgtccatccccacctcccccacccgtGTCAGCTTTCACAGCATCAAGCAGTCCACAGCAGTCTGA
- the CRHR1 gene encoding corticotropin-releasing factor receptor 1 isoform X2, whose translation MGRHPQLRLVKALLLLGLNPVSASLQDQHCESLSLASNISGLQCNASVDLIGTCWPRSPAGQLVVRPCPAFFYGVRYNTTNNGYRECLANGSWAARVNYSECQEILNEEKKSKVHYHVAVIINYLGHCISLVALLVAFVLFLRLRSIRCLRNIIHWNLISAFILRNATWFVVQLTMSPEVHQSNVGWCRLVTAAYNYFHVTNFFWMFGEGCYLHTAIVLTYSTDRLRKWMFICIGWGVPFPIIVAWAIGKLYYDNEKCWFGKRPGVYTDYIYQGPMILVLLINFIFLFNIVRILMTKLRASTTSETIQYRKAVKATLVLLPLLGITYMLFFVNPGEDEVSRVVFIYFNSFLESFQVRSAIRKRWHRWQDKHSIRARVARAMSIPTSPTRVSFHSIKQSTAV comes from the exons GCCCTTCTCCTTCTGGGGCTGAAccccgtctctgcctccctccaggACCAGCACTGCGAGAGCCTCTCCCTGGCCAGCAACATCTCAG GACTGCAGTGCAACGCATCCGTGGACCTCATTGGCACCTGCTGGCCCCGCAGCCCTGCAGGGCAGCTAGTGGTTCGGCCCTGCCCTGCCTTTTTCTATGGTGTCCGCTACAACACCACAA aCAATGGCTACCGGGAGTGCCTGGCCAATGGCAGCTGGGCCGCCCGCGTGAATTACTCCGAGTGCCAGGAGATCCTCAATGAGGAG AAAAAAAGCAAGGTGCACTACCATGTCGCAGTCATCATCAACTACCTGGGTCACTGCATCTCCCTGGTGGCCCTCCTGGTGGCGTTTGTCCTCTTTCTGCGGCTCAG GAGCATCCGGTGCCTGCGAAACATCATCCACTGGAACCTCATCTCCGCCTTCATCCTGCGCAACGCCACCTGGTTCGTGGTCCAGCTAACCATGAGCCCCGAGGTCCACCAGAGCAACGTG ggCTGGTGCAGGTTGGTGACAGCCGCCTACAACTACTTCCATGTGACCAACTTCTTCTGGATGTTCGGCGAGGGCTGCTACCTGCACACAGCCATCGTGCTCACCTACTCCACCGACCGGCTGCGCAAGTGGATGTTCATCTGCATCGGCTGGG GTGTGCCCTTCCCCATCATTGTGGCCTGGGCTATTGGGAAGCTGTACTACGACAATGAGAA GTGCTGGTTTGGCAAAAGGCCTGGGGTGTACACCGACTACATCTACCAGGGCCCCATGATCCTGGTCCTGCTG ATCAATTTCATCTTCCTTTTCAACATCGTCCGCATCCTCATGACCAAGCTCCGGGCATCCACCACGTCTGAGACCATTCAGTACAG GAAGGCTGTGAAAGCCACTCTGGTGCTGCTGCCCCTCCTGGGCATCACCTACATGCTGTTCTTCGTCAATCCCGGGGAGGATGAGGTCTCCCGGGTCGTCTTCATCTACTTCAACTCCTTCCTGGAATCCTTCCAG GTCCGTTCTGCCATCCGGAAGAGGTGGCACCGGTGGCAGGACAAGCACTCGATCCGCGCCCGAGTGGCCCGTGCCATgtccatccccacctcccccacccgtGTCAGCTTTCACAGCATCAAGCAGTCCACAGCAGTCTGA